The following coding sequences are from one Fibrobacterota bacterium window:
- a CDS encoding TIGR02147 family protein, with translation MEPLFAYTDYRCFLADWFAHKKHINGHFSLRVLAEQSGFKARDYLMRVMRGERNLSDDGIRKLSEYFRFSEKQAEYFSSLVHLNQARTHSEKERYYARLAEVRKYGAHQRLRQDQFEYLTAWYHSALRSLLPVLEPFPKVGGEEDWERLGKLLDPPLTGKQARDSVELLLRLGLLARDAHGRYAVQEAALTTGDEVAALGVATFHRATMELAKRSIDKHPPPARDISGVTMSISQEGFRRIKSELRAFRKRIQALASADSGEDMVYQLNLHLFPLTRTRGKT, from the coding sequence ATGGAACCGCTCTTCGCCTATACCGACTACCGGTGTTTCTTGGCCGATTGGTTCGCCCATAAGAAGCACATCAACGGGCATTTTTCCCTGCGCGTGTTGGCGGAGCAGTCAGGATTCAAAGCTCGCGATTACTTGATGCGGGTGATGCGGGGCGAGCGCAACTTGTCCGACGATGGCATCCGTAAGTTGTCTGAATATTTCCGGTTTTCCGAAAAACAGGCAGAGTACTTTTCCTCCCTGGTCCATCTCAATCAGGCCCGCACGCATTCGGAAAAGGAACGCTACTACGCCCGCTTGGCGGAAGTCCGCAAGTACGGGGCCCATCAGCGCCTGCGGCAGGATCAGTTCGAATACCTCACCGCCTGGTACCATAGCGCGCTGCGTTCGCTTCTGCCGGTGCTGGAGCCCTTCCCCAAGGTCGGCGGGGAAGAGGATTGGGAACGGCTGGGCAAACTGCTCGATCCGCCGCTGACGGGCAAGCAAGCGCGCGACTCGGTGGAATTGCTGCTCCGATTGGGACTGCTCGCCCGCGATGCCCACGGCCGGTATGCGGTGCAGGAAGCGGCCTTGACCACGGGGGACGAAGTGGCGGCGCTGGGCGTGGCCACCTTCCACCGCGCCACCATGGAACTGGCCAAACGTTCCATCGATAAGCATCCCCCGCCTGCGCGGGACATCAGCGGGGTCACCATGAGCATCTCCCAGGAGGGCTTCCGCCGCATCAAATCGGAGCTGCGCGCCTTCCGCAAAAGGATCCAGGCCCTCGCTTCGGCCGATTCCGGCGAGGACATGGTGTACCAACTCAACCTCCATCTTTTCCCGCTCACGCGGACGCGAGGCAAAACATGA
- a CDS encoding carboxypeptidase regulatory-like domain-containing protein has translation MMTARVPAFLPLAAAICLALGLGSCLQEGPSTETGNPNLRGTQIDAQGRPAPGVVKLFLLPAAAAPGAGDTRPPIGPRLLDSVIVGTNGGYRFDGLAAGTYALEGRDRAQAAFALVGGLVISAPGDTLLRDLPLAPPGRITGRVTRGPNARPAGIRGDEKILVRLADADRSTETDTAGLFSLEKVPAGTYRLAFAAEDGHYLTRYLDGVAVASGTETKLPLVELEWSQYGEPPAVAGLRIAIDSSAGIARLSWRAVPLSGGASVLYAVTRDGVEIHRGPDTVFVDTLAGIAAGTPIRYAVQAINPLGQAGPADTAASLAPGPGAPPDGEGVLEGAVLQGNSPVTGARVALYLIPSAAGSPDSLPLGVRLLDSATSDAAGRYRFDRLGAAKYTVVARVLSGTDIGMAMGLAPRNAGARLDTLRPAATGVVAGAASRDSLWITSPFKGDENIRVGLAGTPFTGLTDYGSPPAGGAFRLNGIPAGSYTLVVYAVPEGYFLPDSLPIIVRAGDTARVPTVVKARYNPMAPPPRIASLRLAGATRDRINLSWDPVTRYPLLAGYRVLRLSPERVALDSSSVISVTEYSDDVSGLASGTRVEYVVRVVGTGGREGTNGGDFSGASVEATIP, from the coding sequence ATGATGACCGCAAGGGTACCCGCCTTCCTCCCGCTGGCGGCGGCAATATGCCTCGCTTTAGGCCTCGGCTCATGCCTGCAAGAAGGGCCGTCCACCGAAACCGGCAATCCCAATCTGCGCGGCACCCAGATCGACGCGCAAGGCCGCCCCGCGCCCGGCGTGGTGAAATTATTCCTTCTGCCCGCCGCCGCCGCGCCCGGGGCCGGCGATACCCGGCCCCCCATCGGCCCTCGCCTGTTGGACTCCGTAATCGTGGGGACCAACGGCGGCTACCGCTTCGACGGCCTGGCGGCGGGAACCTACGCGTTGGAAGGCCGCGATCGCGCCCAAGCCGCCTTCGCGCTGGTCGGCGGACTCGTGATCTCCGCCCCGGGAGATACCTTGCTCCGGGATTTACCGCTAGCCCCACCGGGCCGGATCACCGGCCGCGTGACGCGGGGGCCGAATGCGCGGCCCGCCGGCATCCGCGGCGACGAGAAAATCCTGGTGCGCTTGGCGGATGCCGATCGCTCCACCGAGACCGACACGGCCGGCCTCTTCTCCCTCGAGAAAGTACCGGCGGGGACCTATCGGCTTGCCTTCGCCGCGGAGGATGGGCACTACCTTACGCGCTACCTCGATGGCGTGGCCGTGGCTTCCGGGACGGAGACGAAACTACCCTTGGTAGAACTAGAATGGAGCCAGTACGGGGAACCTCCTGCGGTGGCCGGGTTGCGCATCGCCATCGATTCCTCCGCCGGCATCGCCCGCCTTTCCTGGCGGGCGGTACCGCTTTCGGGCGGGGCTTCCGTGCTGTATGCGGTAACGCGCGACGGCGTCGAAATCCATCGCGGCCCGGATACGGTTTTCGTGGACACCTTGGCGGGCATCGCGGCCGGGACGCCGATCCGGTATGCGGTCCAAGCCATCAATCCTTTGGGCCAAGCCGGCCCCGCGGACACGGCGGCCTCCTTGGCCCCGGGCCCGGGCGCTCCCCCGGACGGCGAAGGGGTGCTGGAAGGCGCGGTTCTCCAGGGTAACTCCCCGGTTACGGGGGCGCGCGTGGCCTTATACCTCATCCCCTCCGCGGCGGGCTCTCCCGATTCGCTTCCCCTGGGCGTGCGTTTGCTGGACAGCGCGACTTCCGACGCGGCCGGGAGATACCGCTTCGACCGCTTAGGCGCCGCTAAGTACACCGTGGTCGCCCGCGTCCTTTCGGGAACGGACATCGGTATGGCCATGGGGTTGGCTCCGCGCAATGCCGGGGCGCGCTTGGATACCCTTCGACCCGCGGCGACCGGCGTGGTCGCGGGCGCCGCCTCCCGGGATTCCCTTTGGATCACCTCCCCTTTCAAGGGCGATGAGAATATCCGCGTAGGTTTGGCGGGCACGCCGTTCACGGGCCTCACCGATTACGGATCCCCGCCGGCGGGAGGGGCCTTCCGGCTGAACGGGATCCCGGCGGGATCCTATACCCTGGTCGTATACGCCGTTCCCGAAGGCTATTTCCTGCCCGACTCCCTTCCGATTATCGTGCGGGCGGGGGATACCGCCCGGGTGCCGACGGTGGTGAAAGCGCGCTACAACCCCATGGCTCCGCCGCCGCGCATCGCTTCCTTGAGGTTGGCGGGCGCGACCCGCGACCGCATCAACCTGTCCTGGGACCCGGTTACGCGCTATCCCCTGCTGGCGGGCTATCGCGTCCTGCGCCTTTCCCCGGAGCGCGTGGCCCTGGATTCTTCTTCCGTGATCTCCGTTACGGAATATTCCGATGACGTTTCGGGCCTGGCGTCCGGGACGCGCGTGGAATACGTGGTGCGCGTGGTCGGGACCGGCGGTCGCGAAGGCACGAACGGCGGCGATTTCTCCGGGGCCTCCGTGGAGGCAACCATCCCGTAG
- a CDS encoding GTP cyclohydrolase I FolE2 yields the protein MVKPSKNAKVAPPLNGTAIASIADVQNLEDTRRIDIDKVGIKAIRHPVRVKDRTGGEQHTIATFNMYVYLPHNFKGTHMSRFVEILNARAQEITVESFKEMLPEMMEKLNSESGNIEMTFPYFVNKAAPVSGVKSLMDYEVTFNGEIRDGKPCMELKVVVPVTSLCPCSKKISAYGAHNQRSHVTVTVRIAPGKHFVWIEDIIDLVESVASCELYGLLKRPDEKYVTERAYDNPKFVEDMVRDAAHLLNQDKRISKYVVESENFESIHNHSAYAMIEKDKARK from the coding sequence ATGGTCAAGCCCTCTAAGAACGCCAAGGTCGCCCCGCCCCTGAACGGGACCGCCATCGCGTCCATCGCGGACGTACAGAACCTGGAAGATACCCGGCGCATCGATATCGACAAGGTGGGCATCAAGGCCATCCGCCATCCCGTGCGCGTGAAGGATCGCACCGGCGGCGAACAGCATACCATCGCCACCTTCAACATGTACGTGTACCTGCCCCACAATTTCAAAGGGACGCATATGTCCCGCTTCGTCGAGATCCTGAACGCCCGGGCGCAGGAAATCACCGTGGAATCGTTCAAGGAAATGCTCCCCGAAATGATGGAGAAGCTGAACTCGGAGTCGGGCAACATCGAGATGACCTTCCCCTACTTCGTGAACAAGGCGGCCCCGGTTTCGGGGGTGAAAAGCCTGATGGATTACGAGGTCACCTTCAACGGCGAGATCCGCGACGGCAAGCCCTGCATGGAGCTGAAAGTGGTCGTCCCCGTGACCAGCCTTTGCCCATGCTCGAAGAAGATTTCCGCGTATGGGGCCCATAACCAGCGGTCGCACGTAACCGTGACGGTCCGCATCGCCCCCGGGAAGCACTTCGTCTGGATCGAGGACATCATCGATTTGGTGGAGTCGGTAGCTTCTTGCGAACTGTACGGCCTCTTGAAGCGGCCGGACGAGAAGTACGTGACCGAGCGCGCTTACGATAACCCGAAGTTCGTCGAGGATATGGTGCGCGATGCGGCCCATCTGCTCAACCAGGATAAGCGCATCTCGAAATACGTCGTGGAGTCGGAGAATTTCGAATCCATCCACAACCATTCGGCGTATGCGATGATCGAGAAGGACAAGGCGAGGAAGTAG
- a CDS encoding PAS domain S-box protein — protein sequence MGRDPKLSDPQVPAELSAIAFGEILKRIDSPFIVFAPDGEKRYANDAAARLIGFASAAEYLAVSNQEAMSRLEFFDEAMEPLPVDRLPGNQALAGRPGPARLVGHRMLPDGQLRWALVKSTPIPAANGGPGMVVTIMQDVTAIKQAQVDLARMRDDQAAMLRLMETGCTAQDATGKLVYANAAAVRYLGFPDEETLLGSDLRFVNERFELLDDEGKVMDPERLPGRRALQGETVRGEILGYRVRATGEEHWSMINASPLFDEDGKVRLAINVFTDITEMRKAQASVEKHMRYLDGLNRVSGALQRTLDVENALPASLSRLLEVFNCDRVWLIQRSDGDGSYRIPFSAESSEAVPLRAAPKMLSDGAGFGEIAAACAATEEPLVFGRERPLPNPGFWRESMGVGSLKAISVRPQVGLPWILCLLRQPASDPWRGEDFAMFKDIAARIATALASMILYRDLRRSEEKHRTLFERSLDGIFRIAQDGSVLDANPAMVAMLGYADRAGLIGTRQSLLLPAGGDAAAHGDGGETFVVELPRRDGATVWAEVNAQAIKRQSGEIAYYEGIVRNINDRKRAEDALKASEEKLRQAQKMEAVGRLAGGVAHDFNNLLTAINGFSDLLLMSIAKDDPRRAHLEEIRKAGGRAAALTGQLLSFSRKQVLAPRLIDLNGVVKGMETMLRRLIGEDITLITELDPQLKKVVADSNQMEQVILNLVLNARDAMPGGGELRVVTANRALREEDRDRAVLDVPVGDYASLSVRDTGTGMDAETQARLFEPFFTTKPKDKGTGLGLSTVYGAIKQAGGTLIVTSDPGTGSEFSIFLPEAPKGANRTGRDNLRGQALRSAGGTETILLVEDEDAVRRLARDVLESAGYTVHEAPGGEQALELAERLKDRTIHLLLTDVVMGGISGRELAERLRAKRPGTRVLYMSGYTEDAIIRHGVYTAQAAFIGKPFSPVSLTAKVRDVLDAVDAKVKTGD from the coding sequence ATAGACTCCCCTTTCATCGTTTTCGCGCCGGACGGCGAAAAGCGCTATGCCAATGACGCCGCCGCGCGGCTGATCGGATTCGCCTCGGCGGCGGAATACCTCGCCGTCTCCAACCAGGAGGCGATGTCCCGCCTCGAGTTCTTCGACGAAGCGATGGAGCCGCTGCCCGTCGATCGTCTGCCGGGAAACCAGGCCTTGGCGGGCCGCCCCGGGCCCGCGCGCCTGGTGGGCCACCGTATGTTGCCCGACGGGCAACTCCGTTGGGCGCTGGTCAAGTCCACTCCCATCCCCGCCGCCAACGGCGGCCCAGGCATGGTGGTCACCATCATGCAGGATGTCACCGCCATCAAGCAGGCCCAAGTGGACCTGGCCCGCATGCGCGACGATCAGGCCGCCATGCTGCGCCTGATGGAGACCGGCTGCACGGCGCAGGACGCGACCGGCAAGTTGGTATACGCCAATGCCGCGGCCGTCCGTTACCTGGGCTTCCCCGACGAAGAGACCTTGCTCGGCAGCGATCTCCGTTTCGTGAACGAACGTTTCGAACTGCTGGATGACGAAGGCAAGGTAATGGATCCGGAACGGCTGCCCGGCCGCCGGGCCCTGCAGGGGGAAACCGTGCGCGGGGAAATCCTGGGATACCGGGTCCGCGCCACCGGCGAGGAACATTGGTCCATGATCAACGCCTCGCCGCTCTTCGATGAGGACGGTAAGGTGCGCCTGGCCATCAACGTCTTCACGGACATCACCGAGATGCGCAAGGCCCAGGCCTCGGTGGAAAAGCACATGCGTTACCTGGACGGGCTGAACCGGGTTTCGGGCGCCCTGCAACGCACCCTGGACGTGGAAAATGCGCTACCTGCCTCGCTCTCCCGCCTCCTCGAAGTCTTCAATTGCGATCGCGTCTGGCTGATCCAACGTTCCGACGGGGACGGGAGCTATCGCATCCCCTTTTCCGCGGAAAGCTCTGAGGCCGTCCCGCTCCGCGCCGCTCCTAAAATGCTCTCCGATGGCGCCGGCTTCGGCGAAATCGCAGCGGCTTGCGCGGCCACCGAAGAGCCCCTCGTGTTCGGCCGCGAGCGGCCCCTGCCCAATCCGGGATTCTGGCGCGAATCCATGGGCGTGGGATCCCTTAAGGCGATCTCGGTGCGGCCCCAGGTGGGGCTTCCCTGGATCCTTTGCCTATTGCGCCAGCCCGCTTCCGATCCCTGGCGCGGCGAGGATTTCGCGATGTTCAAGGACATCGCCGCGCGCATCGCCACCGCGCTGGCGTCCATGATCCTGTATCGGGATCTCAGGCGCAGCGAGGAAAAGCACCGCACCCTTTTCGAACGCTCCTTGGACGGCATCTTCCGCATCGCCCAGGACGGCTCCGTCCTCGACGCAAATCCGGCCATGGTGGCCATGCTCGGTTACGCGGATCGCGCTGGGCTGATCGGAACCCGGCAATCCTTGCTCCTTCCGGCCGGCGGCGATGCCGCGGCCCATGGCGATGGCGGGGAGACCTTCGTGGTGGAACTGCCTCGCCGGGACGGGGCGACCGTATGGGCGGAAGTGAACGCCCAGGCCATCAAGCGCCAGAGCGGCGAGATCGCTTATTACGAAGGCATCGTCCGCAACATCAACGATCGCAAGCGCGCGGAGGACGCCCTCAAGGCGAGCGAAGAGAAACTGCGCCAAGCCCAGAAGATGGAGGCCGTAGGGCGCCTCGCCGGCGGCGTCGCCCACGACTTCAACAACCTGCTTACCGCCATCAACGGCTTCAGCGATCTGCTGCTGATGTCCATCGCCAAGGACGACCCGCGCCGCGCGCACCTGGAAGAGATCCGCAAGGCCGGCGGGCGCGCCGCGGCCCTCACCGGCCAGCTCCTCTCCTTCAGCCGCAAGCAGGTGCTGGCCCCGCGCCTGATTGACTTGAACGGGGTGGTCAAGGGCATGGAGACCATGCTGCGCCGGCTGATCGGCGAGGACATCACCCTCATCACCGAGCTCGATCCCCAGCTTAAGAAAGTGGTCGCCGATTCCAACCAGATGGAACAAGTGATCTTGAACCTGGTCTTGAACGCGCGCGACGCGATGCCCGGCGGCGGGGAATTGCGCGTCGTCACGGCGAACCGCGCCTTGCGGGAAGAGGACCGCGATCGGGCCGTGCTGGACGTGCCGGTGGGGGATTACGCCAGCTTAAGCGTGCGGGACACGGGTACCGGTATGGATGCGGAGACCCAGGCCCGCCTATTCGAACCCTTCTTCACCACCAAGCCCAAGGATAAAGGGACCGGGTTGGGGCTATCGACCGTGTACGGCGCGATCAAGCAGGCGGGCGGAACCCTCATCGTCACCAGCGATCCGGGAACCGGTTCGGAATTCTCGATTTTCCTTCCCGAGGCCCCCAAGGGCGCGAATAGGACGGGCCGCGACAATCTGCGGGGCCAAGCCCTGCGGTCGGCCGGAGGGACCGAGACCATCCTGTTGGTCGAGGACGAGGATGCGGTGCGGCGCCTGGCGCGCGACGTTCTCGAATCGGCCGGCTACACGGTGCACGAGGCGCCGGGTGGCGAGCAGGCGCTGGAGTTGGCCGAGCGGCTCAAGGACCGGACCATCCACCTTTTGCTCACCGACGTGGTGATGGGCGGCATCAGCGGCCGGGAACTGGCCGAGCGCCTCAGGGCCAAGCGCCCGGGAACCCGCGTGCTTTATATGTCAGGGTATACGGAGGACGCCATCATCCGCCATGGGGTCTATACGGCCCAGGCGGCCTTCATCGGCAAGCCCTTCAGTCCGGTGTCGCTGACCGCGAAGGTGCGCGATGTGCTGGATGCGGTAGACGCGAAGGTGAAGACGGGAGATTGA